A portion of the Salminus brasiliensis chromosome 9, fSalBra1.hap2, whole genome shotgun sequence genome contains these proteins:
- the retreg1 gene encoding reticulophagy regulator 1: MTSLLTTTTTPPPAAAAAAAAVAATTGRRCGEGEAERGAFAMAGAAEPVQESRSSDRALGAAEGVQPAVGRSVQALVDWGKPLRTSALFAATNAVFWFVSLSPCRVVCLLCLCLALLMLVEVLRDVVLSRSRAGAILWRSMTGSWEMVDSGREGRSGAEAQFTDSWMSFKLFLAETSSFKQQNPGKFCLLVCSLCSFLAVLGRYIPGIVISYIIVLGIFLWPLVSSHEFGMWLDPVLQKLDFGVGEFLQKIKENHEKRLLQAQAEKESIEADLSSLFPRLDSTACRELSVSDTEVSEVTWTDNGTFNLSEGNTPQTENSEDLDRRSEEEAFSGGLPDFPSLDNGLGTNGEDDDDLSIGMPTPLLQPSQPRGAHVEGEAVAQALGLVQRMAGDVITAAVTAAMQERLEAVAAPVLAQALAEDTDSEAEDFELLDQSELEQLEGELGLKKASGETQSKGAKQPGFFSKLLGHH; encoded by the exons ATGACGTCGCTgctcacaacaacaacaacaccacctccagcagcagcagcagcagcagcagcagtagcagccaCCACCGGCCGGCGCTGTGGAGAGGGCGAGGCGGAGCGCGGAGCTTTCGCCATGGCAGGAGCGGCGGAGCCGGTGCAGGAGAGCCGGAGTTCAGACAGAGCGCTCGGGGCTGCAGAGGGCGTGCAGCCGGCTGTAGGACGCAGCGTGCAGGCGCTGGTGGACTGGGGGAAACCGCTCAGGACCAGCGCTCTGTTCGCAGCCACCAACGCGGTGTTCTG gTTTGTGTCCCTGAGTCCCTGTAGGGTGGTTTGTCTTCTCTGCTTGTGTCTGGCTCTCCTGATGCTGGTAGAGGTCCTGAGGGATGTGGTGCTTTCCAGGTCAAGAG CTGGTGCCATTTTATGGCGGAGCATGACCGGCAG CTGGGAGATGGTTGACTCAGGTCGGGAGGGCAGGTCTGGAGCAGAAGCTCAGTTCACAGACTCCTGGATGAGCTTCAAGCTGTTCCTCGCGGAGACCTCGTCCTTCAAACAGCAGAATCCGGGCAAG TTCTGTCTGCTGGTATGCAGCTTATGTTCTTTCCTGGCAGTGCTGGGCCGTTACATTCCAGGAATCGTTATTTCCTACATTATAG TGCTAGGCATTTTCCTGTGGCCTCTTGTGTCATCACATGAGTTTGGGATGTGGCTGGACCCAGTTCTGCAGAAACTGGATTTTGGAGTGGGAGAATTTCTGCAGAAAATCAAGGAAAACCACG AGAAGAGATTGCTCCAGGCCCAGGCTGAGAAGGAGAGCATTGAAGCTGATCTGTCCTCACTGTTCCCCAGG CTGGACTCCACAGCGTGTAGGGAGCTGTCTGTATCGGACACTGAAGTCTCTGAAGTGACATGGACCGATAACGGCACCTTTAACTTGTCGGAGGGAAACACGCCTCAGACGGAAAACTCGGAGG ACTTAGACCGGCGTAGTGAAGAGGAGGCTTTCTCTGGTGGCCTCCCTGACTTTCCCTCCCTGGATAACGGCCTGGGGACTAACGGCGAGGACGATGACGACCTGAGCATAGGTATGCCCACACCCCTACTGCAGCCCAGCCAGCCCAGAGGAGCACATGTGGAGGGAGAGGCAGTGGCACAGGCTTTGGGACTGGTGCAGAGGATGGCTGGAGATGTGATAACAGCTGCAGTCACGGCTGCCATGCAGGAGCGTCTAGAGGCAGTCGCGGCACCTGTGCTGGCCCAGGCATTGGCCGAGGACACGGACAGCGAGGCAGAGGACTTTGAGCTGCTGgaccagtcagagctggagcagCTGGAAGGGGAGCTGGGCCTGAAGAAGGCTAGTGGCGAAACCCAGTCCAAAGGCGCCAAACAACCAGGCTTTTTCTCCAAACTACTGGGACACCACTAA
- the rnf182 gene encoding E3 ubiquitin-protein ligase RNF182 — MMGQLPEEVLEGFGAEELECKICYCPYNLSGRRPKVLECCHRLCAKCLAKILDLGDSPPNGVVCPFCRYVTGLPREAVANLPDDYNLLTALSIRARYQSNLRESHQGEILLSPRRLSSLVGHSASASPSSIRSNYVVITIVEPPQEPVVATSRAGRNHRSSSLDSMASVTRRWTVWNCAALLCQTSARALLWLLGLLYFSSLPLGVYLLIMQKTTPGVLLVSLVPVSLLVIMGYGLCQCMCHEFWNCVPP; from the coding sequence ATGATGGGTCAGCTTCCAGAGGAGGTTTTGGAAGGCTTTGGGGCCGAGGAGCTGGAGTGTAAGATCTGCTACTGCCCCTACAATCTGTCTGGACGGCGGCCTAAAGTGCTTGAGTGCTGCCACCGCCTGTGCGCCAAGTGTCTGGCCAAGATCCTCGACCTAGGAGATTCACCCCCAAATGGGGTGGTTTGTCCTTTCTGCCGTTACGTTACTGGCCTCCCCAGAGAGGCAGTGGCCAACCTGCCGGACGATTACAACCTTTTGACAGCACTGTCCATCCGTGCCCGCTATCAGTCGAACCTTCGGGAGAGCCACCAGGGCGAGATCTTGTTGAGCCCCAGGCGCTTAAGCTCTCTGGTGGGCCACTCTGCATCAGCCTCACCGTCGTCTATACGCTCCAACTACGTGGTCATCACCATCGTGGAGCCTCCACAGGAGCCTGTGGTGGCCACCAGCCGGGCTGGAAGGAATCACCGCTCATCCAGTCTGGACTCCATGGCCTCAGTCACCCGGCGCTGGACGGTGTGGAACTGCGCAGCCCTGCTTTGCCAGACCTCAGCCCGAGCCCTGCTGTGGCTCCTTGGGCTCCTCTACTTCAGCTCCCTTCCACTAGGCGTTTACCTGCTCATCATGCAGAAGACCACGCCGGGCGTGCTGCTGGTCAGCCTGGTGCCCGTCAGTCTGCTTGTGATCATGGGGTACGGGCTTTGCCAGTGCATGTGCCACGAGTTCTGGAACTGTGTCCCGCCTTAA